A portion of the Vitis riparia cultivar Riparia Gloire de Montpellier isolate 1030 unplaced genomic scaffold, EGFV_Vit.rip_1.0 scaffold504_pilon_pilon, whole genome shotgun sequence genome contains these proteins:
- the LOC117909964 gene encoding uncharacterized protein LOC117909964, translating to MDGEDWPDPLPKGWTLKKYSNGKVWAHNARTGQTFRTKKDLLRYVHYAENVLPLFANNNLPYENSQAVADSKGKAVDDNTGESAKAFDDKEGNAEQPSDNEDGNSGEGDDDDDEDDNSLYGGLDFSKGIWGIDDVEIIERTSFHASVIVTDVPNTHNNQLPERNMKVQADQQLETETKTVTEHRRNKRTGPRKKFKMPPKRFRGSGSRKNRHQKS from the exons ATGGACGGTGAAGATTGGCCAGATCCACTTCCTAAAGGATGGACATTGAAGAAGTATTCTAATGGCAAG GTTTGGGCACATAATGCGAGGACTGGACAGACATTTCGTACAAAAAAAGATCTCCTTCGTTATGTGCATTATGCTGAAAATGTGCTTCCTCTTTTTGCTA ACAACAATCTCCCATATGAAAATTCTCAAGCCGTAGCAGATTCCAAAGGCAAAGCTGTTGATGATAACACAGGCGAATCTGCAAAAGCTTTTGATGATAAAGAAGGAAATGCAGAGCAACCTTCTGACAATGAAGATGGCAATTCGGGGGaaggtgatgatgatgacgacgAGGATGACAACAGTTTGTATGGAGGTTTAGACTTCAGCAAAGGCATTTGGGGCATAGATGATGTTGAGATAATCGAACGCACATCATTCCATGCTTCAGTTATTGTAACTGATGTCCCAAATACCCACAATAATCAACTGCCAGAGAGAAACATGAAGGTCCAGGCTGACCAACAGCTAGAGACGGAGACGAAGACAGTAACTGAACACCGGAGAAACAAGAGAACTGGGCCTCGGAAGAAATTTAAAATGCCTCCTAAGCGTTTTCGTGGATCAGGCTCACGTAAGAACCGTCATCAGAAGTCTTAG
- the LOC117909962 gene encoding kinesin-related protein 4-like — MDGEDWPDPLPKGWTLKKYSNGKVWAHNTRTGQTFHTKKDLLRYVHYAENVLPLFANNNLPYEDSQAEADSKGKAVDDNAGESAKAFDDKEGNSEQPSDNEDGNSGEGDDDDDDDDDDSLYGGLDFSKGIWGIDDVEIIERTSSHGSVIVTDVPNTHNNQLPERNMKVQADQRPETKMKTKTQRNKRAGPRKKFQMPPKRFRGSGSRKNRHQKP, encoded by the exons ATGGACGGTGAAGATTGGCCAGATCCACTTCCTAAAGGATGGACCTTGAAGAAATATTCTAATGGCAAG GTTTGGGCACATAATACGAGGACTGGACAGACATTTCATACAAAAAAAGATCTCCTTCGTTATGTGCATTATGCTGAAAATGTGCTTCCTCTTTTTGCTA ACAACAATCTCCCATATGAAGATTCTCAAGCTGAAGCAGATTCCAAAGGCAAAGCTGTTGATGATAACGCAGGCGAATCTGCAAAAGCTTTTGATGATAAAGAAGGAAATTCAGAGCAACCTTCTGACAATGAAGATGGCAATTCGGGGgaaggtgatgatgatgatgatgatgacgatgatgaCAGTTTGTATGGAGGTTTAGACTTCAGCAAAGGCATTTGGGGCATAGATGACGTTGAGATAATCGAACGCACCTCATCCCATGGTTCAGTTATTGTAACTGATGTCCCGAATACCCACAATAATCAACTGCCAGAGAGAAACATGAAGGTCCAGGCTGACCAACGGCCAGAGACGAAGATGAAGACGAAGACCCAGAGAAACAAGAGAGCTGGGCCTCGGAAGAAATTTCAAATGCCTCCTAAGCGTTTTCGTGGATCGGGCTCACGTAAGAACCGTCATCAGAAGCCTTAG